The following are encoded together in the Rhizobium sp. SSA_523 genome:
- a CDS encoding 6-carboxytetrahydropterin synthase, with the protein MFAVEVRDHIMIAHSLPRPVFGPAQGMHGATFVVDAAFFTKDVDEDGLAVDIGLATQVVGEALKPLNYQNLDELDVFKGRVTTTEVLAKHIFDQLAVAVKAGRLGSGSQRICRLRVLLHESHAARGWYEADL; encoded by the coding sequence ATGTTCGCAGTCGAAGTTCGCGACCACATCATGATTGCCCATAGCCTCCCGCGTCCGGTCTTCGGTCCCGCGCAGGGAATGCATGGGGCGACCTTCGTCGTCGATGCCGCCTTCTTCACCAAGGATGTCGACGAAGACGGCCTCGCGGTGGATATCGGGCTCGCAACGCAGGTGGTCGGCGAGGCGTTGAAGCCGCTGAACTACCAGAACCTCGACGAACTGGATGTCTTCAAGGGCCGGGTCACGACCACTGAAGTGCTTGCCAAGCATATTTTCGACCAGCTGGCCGTGGCCGTGAAGGCGGGCCGTCTCGGCTCCGGCAGCCAGCGGATCTGCCGCCTGCGGGTTCTCCTGCATGAAAGCCACGCCGCACGCGGCTGGTACGAGGCCGACCTTTGA